ATGGGTTCGTTAAAGTGCGAAGGCTCGACGAGAGTAACAGTGAACTGAATGCTGCCAAGGTCTCTCTGGGAGTTCTTGGAGTTATTTCAAAGGTACGTTTTCTTCGGGCATAAGTTGGTGTTTGGCTTCTTCACGGTGGAATTACATTTCTTGTCGTTAACAAAGCAATCGTAAGAAGAAATTCTTTGATAATGATTAATTGATGTCCGAATtggccttttattttatttgggcATATGTCATTTTGGGTATGATTTTTTCCTTAGCTGTCATATCACAAGTAGGAAAGCAATTGTAGTGGTCAAATTCcagttcattttaaaaaaataaattgaattttagtcagtttaattaatttctaattttttttaaaaaaaataattatttgaatcGAAAGCAGTGATAGATTCGAACCgggatttaataattattttatgaaagattaattaattgatGAACTTAGTAATTTCTTAAATGAACCTCAACGCCAAAATTCGAACGGTGAGCTTATATTGGGTTTTAATTTTTCACTAAGAAtcgaaaatagaaaaattaattaacttttaaataaaaaaatctcaattacaatattaattaatattttaattctctAATCTATATTtgtcaaaataataatttaattagtataTGTAATTTagtttgaaattattttaattttatacaataaatacatatatatttataaaaaattcttacatacactaaatatatatatatcacatcaataaataaataataaataaattttatatttaatcatattttataaATCGAGTACACACATGGACCAATTACATGCGAAAAGAGGATATGCAACAGAGAATTAGATTCAAGGATAATTTGTTATAAGAAAGTTATAAAAGGGCAGCTGCCCATTTGGGTGATCTCATGCTTCTgtggaatttattttatttgctccTACAAACAGAAAGCAACATTTATCAATGGctttttgttatattttctttttctattaacAAATTTCTTTTGGCTGCCTCTTCTTCTTGATTTTAGTTTAAATGGTTTCATGTTGTTGTTTTGTTTTAAGGCTTTCGGTTTTGTTTGAACTTGATTCATTTCTTCTCTCATAAGCTGCaaacaaagaaattaaattttaaatctttcGGATGAAGGCTTGATAAAAAGACACAACTCAAGCCGTACTCAGAATTGCAAAAATAAATTCTGCTTTGCATGATCTTTATTTATATAGATCAAATCCTTAACCTAATTAGTTTATTAAGAAATTgaccattttttatatttaaaaaaaaagaaatcaattatGAGAAGCAAGGTCGTCTTTGCGAATGGCATGTTTTGTTGCTGAATCTAAATGTTAATGGGAATTATTGCatctaattataatttataattattacttgCCATCCCAAATATTTACACAGTAAAAAGGCAAACGCTAAAAATAGACTTGGTTTTTGAATGATAATGAAATTTTGTGTACAGGTTACTTTGCAATTACAGCCTCTTTTCAAGCGATCTATAACTTACGTGGTTAAGAATGACTTAGATTTGGGAGATGAAGCAGCAAGCTTTGGGCGTCAACATGAGTTTGCAGACATAACATGGTACCCCAGTCAACATAAGGCTGTCTATCGAGTTGACGATCGCATTTCTTCTAACATTTCTGGAAATGGTCTCTATAACTTCATCCCTTTTCGCTCTACACTTTCTGTTGGTCTGGCTCTTGTTAGAACCACAGGTTATCTCATCTTTCcatacttttcttttttttatttccttCTCCAACCACCATatctaatattattattattattattattatttctagcAGAGGAAAATCAAGAATCTCTGAGTGATGCTGAAGGAAAGTGCATTAGTGCAAAGCTAAGCACAACTACGCTTCTGACTTCAGCTTATGGATTAACAAACAATGGTATTATTTTCACGGGATATCCTGTAATTGGATATCATAACCGCCTCCAATCATCAGGGACTTGTCTTGACAGTCCTGAAGATGGATTGCTGACGGCTTGTCCATGGGACACCAGAGTTAAGGGTGAGTATTTTCTCCAAACCACGTTCAGTGTCAGCTTGTCAGTCGTCAAGAACTTCATCCAAGACGTGCAACAGCTGGTTAATTTGGAGCCTAAAGGGCTGTGCGTCCTAGAACAATACAACGGTATCCTCATGCGATATGTTAAAGCATCAAGCGCCTACTTGGGCAAGCAAGAAGATGCAATAGACTTTGATATCACATATTATCGAAGCAAAGACCCCAAGAACCCTAGGCTTTATGAAGATATACTGGAGGAAATAGAGCAACTAGCACTGTTTAAATACGGGGCGTTGCCACATTGGGGAAAGAATCGGAACCTTGCATTTGTTGGAGCTGTGAATAAATATGCAAATGCTGGGGAGTTTTTGAGGGTTAAGCAGATGTATGATCCAACTGGGCTCTTTTCTAATGAGTGGACAGGTCAAGTGCTTGGGCTTAAAGGCAATGTGACCATAGTAAAGGAGGGTTGTGCACTGGAAGGATTGTGTATATGCTCGGAGGACATTCATTGTTCCCCAAGCAAGGGCTATTTCTGTAGGCCTGGCAAAATTTATGAGAAGGCAAGGGTTTGCAGTTTTATCGGCAAGAAGAAGCTATTGTGATAATCTGGGGCAGTAGATAGATCGATGGACTGGCTGCTGCTCGTCACTTATGGGGTCACAAGCAAATGTTTTGGCCTTTTACAATCTAAGGTATCCAAGcatctgctgctgctgctgcaaacgtaccaaagaaaagaaaacagacATATGTACAACTTTTATTGTTTGAATGAACTGTTAGAATAATaaccaaaaatattttatttcttgaGTTAATTTAAAAGGgaaattattattctttttcggATTTGGGCAACGAGAGAATGTAACATGTCtcaattttattcaataaaacaaTATAGATTTGGTTTGATGTTCTTCGTACTTCAAAACTCAGCCATGAATCCATCTTTACACGATTTAGCCTTTACTTTGGGAAAGCGAATTTAATTTACCATTGTAATCTTATATATGGTATTTTTAAATTGACGAGTATAAATACTTGAACACAAGTAAAAGTGTTTTATTTttgttgtaaaattaaaaaattctctctaaatttatttagatgtctatttaaatacaatttaaatGAAATTAGTTCAATCgcttatattttaaaagtattgATATTGTTGAAATTAAATTCATAACATAGTCAGAATGGAGCAGCATTGGGATTGGTTAAAACTGCAAGAAAAGAAATATGACAGTCATtccgacactcaagtcagtaagttGAATAAAAGGACGAGTATAAtgtttagaactcaagagtagtggTGTGAGAGAATAGTGTACCTTTGCCTTTATGAttgttttttatatatatactttaagAAGATGgtaataaatatagcatttcctGATAATACGACGATAATGTGGCCGGCTCATTGGTAAGAGATCTTCACCGGTTAATTGATCAGAAATCCCGTGATCATAGGCGTAAAGAAGATATGCTGGATTGTAGCTATTTAATAGTAACTTTCTTATGGAAACTCGCCCTGAAGTTGAGAGGGCAAGTCTGTCTGACTTGAGGCTGACCTGTCTTAAAACGCCCGGACCTTCCTTTCTACAAGTGGGACTGCGTATTGGTTTATTAAATCCTTGCCACGTGACTctgtcttatggtgacagctcaCTGCCTACTTTGGGTGATTGTTGTATGACATCAGAGGTCCCCACACTAGTCTTTGATTCTTTAAATTCGAAGGTGTCAGTTGTCTTCATGATTTAGgacatgtggcttgtttgtccgACCTGAGCGTACGATGTCCTTACTTTCTTCTTACTTGCCCTGTCGACCAGTCAGGTCCGAGATCTTGTAAAAATTGGTCTAAGTTATATAATAATGTCTTGACAAGTTTTCGAGCATTTTCTAGCCCTTGCGAGCTCCTTTCACTTGAGCTTCCGGGCATTTTTTCAGCTTGATAGCTTTCGGGCATTCTCAAACCTTGACTAGCTTCCAAGTATTTTTCTAGCCCTTGCGAGCTCCTTAGCATTTTTCAGCCCTTGTGaactccttggccttttccagCCTTGTTGAGTTTCTGAGCATTTTCCAGCTCTAACGAGTTTCTAGACATTTTCGACCTCTTGCGAGCTCCTTGTCCTTTTCTAGTCTTGACGAGCTTCCggatattttttagtccttATCCTAGCCTTGACATGTCCCTCAGCTagccctgtaatacccggctaaactccggtgTTGGAATTTTAACTCTCTGACAGAATTCAGAATCTCGAAAATCGAAaattttagaagggtaaaatagaattttataaaatgaatttgaagctTTTTTGaggtattaaaaaaaaaaaagaagattttCAAAcatcaaggttcggccgccgaatataaGCTAGCAGACCAAGCTATAAAAAGGGCCTCAACCCGATTTTGAGAGaaaattttctctcttcttttggaTAAAGCTAAGTCTAAGATGCTTTGGTGATTTtacttgagtttttttttttcaaatcctttataaattcttgaattttaCCTTTTATTTTGAAGAATCGAGCTTTAATTTTCGAGTTCTAACTTTTGGGATCTTCGGAACTCATCCATTCTTCTCCAAAATCTCTTTATTGTTGTTGCGGTTGTGTGtctttcaagaggtaagttgaCTTTCTCAAAACTCTTTGATTTTTGGCCCAAATGTGAGTTGTGTATGTAGATTAAGTTGCTGAAATGAGAATGCATACAAAGTTTATgtctttttctctatttttgttttgaatCTTAAATGCTGATGTACTATAAGTTCTTGCATGTTATTTTTTAGGAGTCTTCTAGTTGCTTAGAGGCTCTTAAGTTGTTTTAGAGTGTTTGTGAGCTGTTGCATGTAAGTTGAAAGCGTTTTGGTGGTTGTTGGCTAAGGCAGAATCAGGTTCTGTCTTGCTgaagaattcaggttcggccgctaaaGGTAGGTTTGACCCTCGAACCTGCCTATGAAGATGCATTTTGGCCGTCTAACCTGCCTCTGAAGGTTTGACTTTCGGATCTCTAAGGAGACTTTAGGCCGCTGAAGGTCTCTTGTCCATCCTTTTTCAGCTTGGTTCTACATGCTTTCTTATATGTTTATAGAGGTTTTTTGGGGTAGTTTTAAGTGTTATAAAtgttatatttggtccctcatttaagtctatctATATAGGATCGGatttgggagaccgtagaggtttgcagtgagataactgcttcagaaCTAGGCATGCGTCAGCCAGAAGTGAGTAAAACTAAActgaactattattttaaagaaatcaaatattttaagtatgctcatgcatcacgaatgctatgtatatataattaggttgctgatagcggttgtcgaagccgtaaaaaataaacctattatcaatcaacaaataaatttgcagatagtggcaatagggtcgaaccacagggaattgacaccaaagattttcctaataatgactaggtaaatagcaagtaaataaaagagtggggttttgatttgatgattaaaattaaatagcaaaagaaagcaataatttaaatagatgagaatttcaatgagaaaaagattatagctgaagtgtgagtcttaattcagtttgttcagaattgatcctTGATttttaaagactcctatttgatttcaataaatcagttttggttgtggaagacgcttctcacaatccaaattcctccttagttctagtttgattaggaaacgttcgctaatcaaacactaatcaacaagttgccaaggaacgtccttggggcattgtagcatcgaacaactgttgactgcattaagacttagagaaacccaattctatccttgccaaccgcgtggtcaagtttagattatgcaacttgattaaatgtgtatttgaacaacctaagcaattacggacctaaatcattcaaacaatattacttaagcaatttaaaagcaatgggcccttattgattctaaaagcaaagtaataattatggaaaagatcagtttgcataaatattgaaacaaacaagagttcaacaatggagtattaaacctcccaattcatcacaaatctgaatattcttaacttcaactagaaaaggaaggaaattagccactcatggtggacaaaatacacaaagaaaagatgaaaagaagaaaagagaatttCTGCAGAGTTTCTGGTGCTGAGAGATGATGCTGAGTTGCTGACCAGATGATGCCccctgctggtttggaggttgctcttttatagctgaagaaatctctccttctagggttttgaaatccttttttaatttggcttgtgattcctcttttgatgttgaatttaattgcaactggaattccttaagtgagaaactctttcgtggctcttggaattgatttggtagtgattgagttggatttggacttttgAAAACTCGAAATTCGGTTTCCAGCtattttcccgcctctgctgtcaacttctgctgtcaaagtgatttgcccagtttctgcgagtgatttgggcaaatcactgggcaaatctgctcaaatcgctctctgggattcagtccagtcTCTGTCTCTGTCgctgcaagtgatttgcccagtttcttcaagtgatttgggcaaatcactgggcaaatcatttttgctgtcattttctgcactttttctccaactcttcaatttcttcattttctacaaaaacataacaaaaatacaatttaagctagaaaaatgtgtaaataaacagtaaataatatattaaaaacatggctaaattatgcttggtcaaatacccccacacctagctttttgcttgtcttcaagcaacaaataacttagccaatcaagccccccttttcttttgagcctaagtaccacttaatcagccccccctagactcctaaattgaagtatcacagtatagaatacatgcaccaaggttgttttcttcttttccttgtttcccctcacctaccatggtcaagaaaaaggtttttgatttaatcatgcttattctctttatatgagctcaatgcaacctctaagagtgacttgcccttctttgagtgttttattttattttattcagcagcactttttattcttgcctgaaaaagtcactaacctttttacgcgaaggtgcatattggtgatacccacccccggttactcagtcagtcacttgttcaagtggctactagctctattcatagcttatttggccattggaacaggtttatgatttgtgctttgtgctgagttttttttttttctttttttcttttttttttcttttcatgacagtttgggcaaatcacctcatagggagttatactaactttttatttgcatgtatttatatttttatttcccttgaccaatgcaaatttagagattcaattcaagaaaagaacttccaaagtgaaggtagcacactataattgattcaatttaggcttaaaggggtggaaaatcaatggggtcatgagatagggagctcttttaaccttgttatctatgctgagtagagcaaaagctaagtcaaaattctgtgtgtgtgtatgcaaaaagtgaaaaaatgtgtgaaaaaattttggtgtgtgtttatggggcaaaaagatgcaaaaagaaataaaaagaaagcaaaaaaataatgtaaacggaaaaaaatataacctaaacctaacagtaaatacccccacacctatcccaaacattgtcctcaatgtttaaacataaatatgaaaaaattaataaggagaaggaaagggactgcctgggatgtgggtgatttgagcaggtgatttgggcaaatcacccggccaaatcactggctgtcatggtctgtgggcagaaagtgtggaaccagcagctgcaacatgcttttCATGTGTtgcatcctgtcttgagcctccaccgaatggtcttgaggtgccttttatgtcctccaaggtccacccaattgctttcttatgcttcctcaacacatcaaggagcttttcctcttcttcttggctaagctggttagaaataattactggaagtgtatttccagcccccaagtaggcatatttgaggtggctaggcaagggtttcagatctggtgctttctctgtctgctggttttctgtctgcttgctgtctgatttgcccagtgatttgggcaaatcactggtcaaatcactttctgttaagtctgtctgctcactgatttgggcagattgtctgggtgatttgggcagatcgctgggcaaatcacctgtaACCAGCTGTGAACAGTACTCCATCTGGTCTATCTtggtgttgctgtccacttcttctctcctgcaaagaccttcataaagtaagttttcttgatcaaaatcaaaaatttcttgacttaaatcatcaataacattaaggccataaacatgagaaacatcattgggaaatttcatggcatcataaacattaaatttgataatttccccttcaaactccatggttagtgtgccatcatgcacatcaatttttgttctggctgtgctcaagaatggtctcccaagtaggatgtcagaggtgattttgcccttatcctcctccatgtcaatcacataaaaatctgctgggaagactagttggtcaacttgtaccaacacatcttctagcactcccttgggatggacgatcgatcggtcagccaattggatcacaatgctggtgcccttgagtgtacctgcattcaacaagttaaaaatggaaaggggcatgacattgattgaagccccaaggtcacacatggccttctttattcccacattgcctattttgcatgaaaccgcgaacattcctctatccttgcatttggtgggaagtttcctttgaatgacagctgagacacactcccccataCTTAGCTtttcatgttcagcaagtttcctcctattggtgcatagcactttgagaaatttagcataccttggtatttgtttgatagcatcaagtagaggtatattgatttccaccttgcggagtgtctcaaggatctctttctcctctttttctttttgagatcttgcaaatcttttgggaaagggaggaggtaccttaaatTTCTCTGCTGGTTGTTGTTTCTGCCCTTGACTAGGTTCTGCCtgatctggtgatttgggcaaatcgtttggtaatgtgggcaaatcactgctctaatcactttctggcagattttcctccatggcctgtttttgcaattttttaaccccattgtcttgcaactcttttccactcctcaatgtaatggcactaacattttgtcttggatttatctcagtttgggagggtagcttcccttgagactcaaatttgctcattgaagtggccacttggctcacttgtttctcaagactttgcacagtatttgctaaattcttcacaatctcttcaagaggtgcattgggattctgaggtgcagcttgagcttgattcctttgctggtagcttggatattgatttccccttgcatagctgaaatttggatggtccctccaacctggattatattgcagatctctttggtagtcatggtagtggtctgtcctagcatagccatagttcagattgtctccccaacctgtattgtatgtgtcaaggtagggattatgtcttggctgtccatagaatccttcaaatgcatgtgcttgttgaagttgttgaacttgtcgagcttgaccataatttctcacaatagaggttagttcagaaatttgagaagagagaaaagacatacttaccgtagccatgcttgtaaggtcttggcagtgtgttcaatttctggatcgtaaagaagagcttctttacgatcagccctgatcataaaaggaaaatacgttagtttaaatcaattccccggcaacggcgccaatttttgatagcggttgtcgaagccgtcaaaaataaacctattatcaatcaacaaataaatttgcagatagtggcaatagggtcgaaccacagggaattgacaccaaagattttcctaataatgactaggtaaatagcaagtaaataaaagaggggagttttgatttgatgattaaaattaaatagcaaaagaaagcaataatttaaatagatgagaatttcaatgagaaaaagattctagctgaagtgtgagtcttaattcagtttgttcagaattgatcctTGATttttaaagactcctatttgatttcaataaatcagttttggttgtggaagacgcttctcacaatccaaattcctccttagttctagtttgattaggaaacgttcactaatcaaacactaatcaacaagttgccaaggaacgtccttggggcattgtagtatcgaacaactgttgactgcattaagacttagagaaacccaattctatccttaccaaccgcgtggtcaagtttagattatgtaacttgattaaatgtgtatttgaacaacctaagcaattacggatctaaatcattcaaacaatattacttaagcaatttaaaagcaatgggcccttattgattctaaaagcaacgtaataattatggaaaagatcagtttgcataaatattgaaacaaacaagagttcaacaatggagtattaaacctcccaattcatcacaaatctgaatattctcaacttcaactagaaaaggaaggaaattagccactcatggtggacaaaatacacaaagaaaagatgaaaagaagaaaagagaatttCTGCAGAGTTTCTGGTGCTGAGAGATGATGCTGAGTTGCTGACCAGATGATGCCccctgctggtttggaggttgctcttttatagctgaagaaatctctccttctagg
The sequence above is a segment of the Manihot esculenta cultivar AM560-2 chromosome 5, M.esculenta_v8, whole genome shotgun sequence genome. Coding sequences within it:
- the LOC110615155 gene encoding probable L-gulonolactone oxidase 6; amino-acid sequence: MGVALRRALRSTFLFLVLLVVRCTPPDDHIKCVSKNTNCTITNSYGTFPDRSICQAANAAYPTTEEELISLVASATKAKRKMKVATRYSHSIPKLVCPDGSDGLLISTNYLNRVLEIDLNSMRMSVESGVTQRQLIDEAAKAGLALPYAPYWWGLTIGGLLSTGAHGSTLWGKGSSVHDYVVELTMVSPGGPEDGFVKVRRLDESNSELNAAKVSLGVLGVISKVTLQLQPLFKRSITYVVKNDLDLGDEAASFGRQHEFADITWYPSQHKAVYRVDDRISSNISGNGLYNFIPFRSTLSVGLALVRTTEENQESLSDAEGKCISAKLSTTTLLTSAYGLTNNGIIFTGYPVIGYHNRLQSSGTCLDSPEDGLLTACPWDTRVKGEYFLQTTFSVSLSVVKNFIQDVQQLVNLEPKGLCVLEQYNGILMRYVKASSAYLGKQEDAIDFDITYYRSKDPKNPRLYEDILEEIEQLALFKYGALPHWGKNRNLAFVGAVNKYANAGEFLRVKQMYDPTGLFSNEWTGQVLGLKGNVTIVKEGCALEGLCICSEDIHCSPSKGYFCRPGKIYEKARVCSFIGKKKLL